Proteins from a single region of Macaca fascicularis isolate 582-1 chromosome 5, T2T-MFA8v1.1:
- the LOC102129216 gene encoding LOW QUALITY PROTEIN: ATP synthase F(0) complex subunit B1, mitochondrial (The sequence of the model RefSeq protein was modified relative to this genomic sequence to represent the inferred CDS: inserted 1 base in 1 codon) yields MLSRVVLSAAATAAPSLKNAAFLGPGVLQATRTFHTGQPHLAPLPPLPEYGGKVRYGLIPEEFFQFLYPKTGVTGPYVLGTGLILYALSKEIYVITAETFTAMSLIGIMVYGIXKYGPFVEAYADKINEQKLAQLEEAKQSSIQQIQNAIDMEKSQQALTQKRHYLFDVQRNNIAMALEVTYRERLYRVYKEVKSRLDYHIAMQNMTRRKEQEHMINWVEKHVVQSISAEQEKETVAKCIADLKLLAKKAQAPLVM; encoded by the exons ATGCTCTCCCGGGTGGTACTTTCCGCCGCCGCCACAGCGGCCCCGTCTCTGAAGAATGCAGCCTTCCTAGGTCCAGGAGTATTGCAGGCAACAAGGACCTTCCATACAGGGCAGCCACACCTTGCCCCTCTACCACCTCTTCCTGAATATGGAGGAAAAGTTCGTTATGGACTGATCCCTGAGGAATTCTTCCAGTTTCTTTATCCTAAAACTGGTGTAACAGGACCCTATGTGCTCGGAACTGGGCTTATCTTGTATGCTTTATCCAAAGAAATATATGTGATTACCGCAGAGACCTTCACTGCCATGTCATTAATAGGGATAATGGTCTATGGAA AAAAATATGGTCCCTTTGTTGAGGCATATGCTGATAAAATCAATGAGCAAAAACTTGCCCAACTAGAAGAGGCGAAGCAGTCTTCCATCCAGCAAATCCAGAATGCAATTGATATGGAGAAGTCACAGCAGGCACTGACTCAGAAGCGCCATTACCTTTTTGATGTGCAAAGGAATAACATTGCTATGGCTTTGGAGGTTACTTACCGGGAACGACTATATAGAGTATATAAGGAAGTAAAGAGTCGCCTGGACTATCATATAGCTATGCAGAACATGACGCGTCGAAAGGAACAAGAGCACATGATAAATTGGGTGGAAAAGCACGTGGTGCAAAGCATCTCCGCAGAGCAGGAAAAGGAGACAGTTGCCAAGTGCATTGCGGACCTAAAGCTGCTGGCAAAGAAGGCTCAAGCACCCCTGGTTATGTAA